DNA sequence from the Streptomyces sp. HUAS 15-9 genome:
CTCCGGCTGCACGTCCACGCTCGCCGGCGCGTAGCTGTACGAGGTCTCCTCGATGATCTCGAAGCCCGCCGTCGTGACCACCTCGCGGAGGTCCTCCCGCAGGTAGCCGGACACCCGGATGGTGCTTCCGATGAACGGGATCGTGAAGTCGTCCACGTCCGCCTCCACCATCGACAGCGCGAAGAGGCCGCCGGGAGTCAGCAGATGGTGGATGGTGCGCAGTGCGAGGGGGATCTCCGCGCGCGGCAGCATGAGCAGGGAGAAGAAGGCCGCGACCGCCTCGAAGCGGCCGAGGTCGCGGGGGCCGCCGGGGCGCAGGTCCGCGAGGTCGAGCTGATGGAACCGCGCCTCGGGCACGTTCCGGCGGGCCAGGTCGAGCATGCCGCCCGACAGGTCGACGCCGACGACCTGCAAGCCGGAGTCCGCCAGTTGACGTGCCGTGGGAAGCCCGGTGCCGCAGCCCAGGTCCAGCGCGCGGGACCCGGCCGGGAGGGACTCGATGAGCCACTCGGTGGCGGCGATCTGCCCGTCCTTGTGCGGGAACACCTCGTCGTAGCGGTCGCCGATGGCGTCGAAGGCCTCTG
Encoded proteins:
- a CDS encoding class I SAM-dependent DNA methyltransferase → MNSPTGEHGYGNLQVDRTGQAEAFDAIGDRYDEVFPHKDGQIAATEWLIESLPAGSRALDLGCGTGLPTARQLADSGLQVVGVDLSGGMLDLARRNVPEARFHQLDLADLRPGGPRDLGRFEAVAAFFSLLMLPRAEIPLALRTIHHLLTPGGLFALSMVEADVDDFTIPFIGSTIRVSGYLREDLREVVTTAGFEIIEETSYSYAPASVDVQPEEQIFLRCKRMQHT